In Rickettsia endosymbiont of Gonocerus acuteangulatus, the following are encoded in one genomic region:
- the ychF gene encoding redox-regulated ATPase YchF yields MTLKLGIVGLPNVGKSTLFNALTASVAAEAANYPFCTIEPNSAVVSVPDERLHKLAALVGSKKIIPSYIEFVDIAGLVKGASKGEGLGNKFLSNIREVDAILHVLRCFENEDVTHVHNKVDPIHDLEIIEMELILADIESVEKRLATSEKRLKSGDKTLAELKEVHKVLADGKPVRVLNKTLGTDNLKQLQLLTSKPVLYVCNVLEKDAASGNEFTKLVAEQAKKEEAKSVIISSKIEADIALLEDEEEKKEFLNSIDLKETGLSQVIKEGYNLLNLKSFFTIGPKEAHSWTFKDGTLAPGAAGIIHTDFEKGFIRAEVISYADYINLGSEAKAKEVGKMRLEGKEYKMQDGDIVHFRIKVIPAASSGVF; encoded by the coding sequence ATGACATTAAAATTAGGCATTGTGGGTTTGCCGAATGTTGGTAAGTCAACGTTATTTAATGCCTTAACGGCAAGCGTGGCAGCTGAAGCTGCTAATTATCCGTTTTGTACGATTGAGCCAAATAGTGCCGTTGTTTCAGTACCTGATGAGCGTTTACACAAGCTTGCCGCACTTGTAGGAAGTAAAAAAATTATACCATCTTATATCGAATTTGTCGATATTGCGGGTCTTGTTAAAGGTGCAAGCAAAGGGGAGGGGCTTGGTAATAAGTTCTTGTCAAATATTAGAGAAGTAGACGCAATATTGCATGTGTTACGTTGTTTTGAGAATGAAGATGTAACGCACGTACATAATAAGGTTGATCCGATTCATGACCTTGAAATAATTGAGATGGAGTTAATACTTGCCGATATAGAATCGGTGGAAAAACGATTAGCTACAAGCGAAAAACGTTTGAAATCAGGCGATAAGACTTTAGCAGAACTAAAAGAAGTTCATAAAGTGTTAGCCGATGGTAAACCTGTAAGAGTGCTAAATAAAACTTTAGGAACTGATAATCTAAAGCAGTTACAGCTACTTACTTCTAAGCCTGTTCTATATGTGTGTAATGTACTTGAAAAGGATGCAGCAAGTGGTAACGAGTTTACAAAATTAGTAGCAGAACAAGCAAAAAAAGAAGAGGCTAAAAGTGTTATTATTTCCTCAAAAATAGAAGCAGATATTGCTTTGCTTGAAGATGAGGAAGAGAAAAAAGAATTTCTAAATAGTATTGATCTCAAGGAAACTGGTTTAAGTCAAGTAATTAAAGAGGGATATAATCTCTTAAATCTTAAAAGCTTTTTTACGATAGGTCCGAAAGAAGCACATAGCTGGACTTTTAAAGATGGTACGCTTGCACCTGGTGCTGCAGGTATTATTCATACCGACTTTGAAAAAGGTTTTATTAGAGCAGAAGTAATAAGTTACGCAGATTATATAAATCTCGGTAGCGAAGCAAAAGCCAAAGAAGTGGGAA